One Halococcus salifodinae DSM 8989 DNA window includes the following coding sequences:
- a CDS encoding zinc ribbon domain-containing protein has protein sequence MNPAFTSQTCSRCGHQSSTNRDRSTGWFSCNECGAEYDGDYNAAKNIGMRLITVPEGKRPSGLGDGQLALKSGALNGNGDYTPSDDVSADRESTDKPRPQTRA, from the coding sequence GTGAATCCGGCGTTTACGAGTCAGACGTGTTCCCGGTGCGGCCACCAGTCGAGCACGAACCGCGATCGTTCGACCGGGTGGTTCTCGTGCAACGAGTGCGGGGCCGAGTACGACGGCGACTACAACGCCGCGAAGAACATCGGTATGCGGCTGATAACTGTACCGGAGGGCAAACGCCCCTCCGGGTTGGGCGACGGTCAACTCGCCCTGAAGTCCGGGGCGCTGAACGGGAATGGGGACTACACACCCTCCGACGACGTGTCGGCAGACCGGGAGTCCACGGACAAGCCCCGTCCTCAGACGCGAGCGTAA